Proteins encoded within one genomic window of Prosthecobacter fusiformis:
- a CDS encoding Kelch repeat-containing protein: MKTSILAFLLMPLAVYAGADVPPDLPLPVASFGAAVTEAGNVYFYGGHSGTRHKYSREEVHGDFFHWQPGLEKWEKLQADEPAQGASLIATDKGVLRIGGMAARNAKGEKQDLWSSDTVSRYEPSDKKWQALPKMPDRRSSHDSVLVGHVLYVIGGWALGGDNQKANEAKWHDTYLTLDLSKADSTWQSHPQPFERRALAVQAAGKKVYAIGGMNEDHELTPVVSVLDTTTGQWSEGPPLPQDKLGGFGFAAVSHEGRLFASGAAGMLLELRNNEWVSVVKLKHPRFFHRLVPGGAGRLFAIGGESRDGKKAAPESIVLPSADSPVLPDENVTGSEPEHLQGKSVQKK; the protein is encoded by the coding sequence ATGAAAACTTCTATCCTGGCTTTTCTTTTGATGCCGCTAGCGGTCTATGCCGGGGCTGATGTTCCTCCGGATCTGCCGCTGCCAGTCGCCAGTTTTGGAGCCGCCGTCACGGAGGCTGGCAATGTCTATTTTTACGGAGGACACAGCGGCACCCGGCATAAATACAGCCGCGAGGAAGTACATGGAGACTTTTTTCACTGGCAGCCAGGGCTGGAGAAATGGGAGAAACTACAGGCTGATGAGCCTGCCCAAGGGGCCTCCCTCATCGCTACGGATAAAGGCGTACTGCGCATCGGCGGGATGGCGGCCCGCAATGCCAAAGGGGAAAAGCAGGACCTCTGGTCCAGCGATACGGTCTCCCGCTATGAGCCGAGCGATAAAAAATGGCAGGCCCTGCCGAAAATGCCGGACCGTCGTTCCAGCCATGACAGTGTGTTGGTGGGCCATGTACTTTATGTGATCGGCGGTTGGGCGCTGGGTGGAGACAACCAGAAGGCCAACGAGGCCAAATGGCATGACACTTATCTGACGCTGGATCTGTCGAAAGCTGACAGCACGTGGCAGTCGCATCCGCAACCCTTTGAACGGCGTGCGCTGGCCGTCCAGGCGGCTGGAAAGAAGGTTTATGCCATCGGTGGTATGAATGAGGACCATGAACTGACGCCTGTCGTCTCGGTCCTGGATACAACCACCGGACAATGGAGCGAGGGCCCGCCCCTGCCTCAGGACAAGCTGGGCGGGTTTGGCTTTGCTGCCGTGTCTCATGAAGGGCGTCTTTTCGCCAGTGGTGCTGCCGGTATGCTGCTGGAGTTACGAAATAATGAATGGGTGAGTGTGGTGAAACTAAAGCATCCACGGTTTTTTCACAGACTGGTCCCCGGTGGTGCGGGCAGGCTTTTTGCGATAGGTGGGGAAAGTCGCGATGGAAAAAAAGCGGCCCCGGAAAGCATTGTGCTGCCCAGTGCCGACAGCCCGGTGCTTCCTGATGAGAATGTGACGGGCAGTGAGCCTGAGCACCTTCAAGGTAAATCAGTTCAGAAAAAGTAA
- a CDS encoding gluconate:H+ symporter gives MTPESINLLLLSVAAVAVLIILIAWLRMNAFLALLMAGLVIGLGSGMGPAKAMTSFQDGMGATLGGIAGVLGLGTILGGLLAASGGAEVLAKALIRLFGPKRVHWCLMVLALCIGLTTWFAVGLVMLVPILVTLARETKEPFLKLAIPMLAVLSIMHGVMPPHPGPVVALDALGADLGKVLLWGLLAAVPVAAVSGPIFARWAVRHVNVETPEPPPVDPSVAGREKPSLAITSAALALPILLLLSQTVAELFFAKGHPVRNFTSVIGNPTLALGISVIFAGVAFRFSRTEALKIGEKAIAAVGMTLLVVGGGGGFNRVLRDCGAADAIGQMASAAHLPPLVFGWVCAALVRVATGSATVAITAASGLVAPLVIGNPDVNPELVVVGIGCGSLFLSHLNDAGFWIVKETLGMTVGQTLRTWTVTETLVGITGLFVAWGLDMVF, from the coding sequence GTGACTCCCGAATCCATCAACCTCCTCCTTCTCTCTGTTGCGGCTGTTGCCGTGCTCATCATTCTCATCGCTTGGTTGCGGATGAATGCCTTTCTGGCCTTGCTCATGGCTGGGTTGGTCATTGGGCTGGGGTCGGGGATGGGGCCTGCAAAGGCGATGACTTCCTTTCAGGATGGCATGGGAGCCACACTGGGTGGCATTGCGGGTGTACTGGGACTGGGGACGATATTGGGCGGTTTGCTCGCTGCCTCGGGCGGGGCGGAAGTTCTGGCCAAGGCCCTCATCCGCCTCTTTGGTCCCAAGCGGGTTCACTGGTGCCTGATGGTATTGGCCTTATGTATCGGCCTCACCACTTGGTTTGCGGTCGGGCTGGTCATGCTGGTCCCCATCTTGGTCACACTTGCCCGTGAGACAAAAGAACCCTTTTTGAAGCTGGCCATCCCAATGCTGGCAGTGCTTTCGATCATGCATGGGGTCATGCCTCCGCATCCGGGGCCTGTGGTGGCGCTGGATGCTTTGGGGGCGGACTTGGGCAAAGTGCTTCTTTGGGGCTTGCTGGCTGCTGTGCCGGTGGCAGCTGTTTCCGGTCCCATTTTTGCCCGCTGGGCCGTGCGCCATGTGAATGTGGAAACGCCTGAGCCACCTCCCGTGGACCCCAGCGTGGCTGGCCGTGAGAAGCCATCTCTTGCCATTACCAGTGCTGCTTTAGCTCTGCCCATCCTGTTGCTGCTGAGCCAGACCGTGGCGGAGCTGTTTTTCGCCAAGGGGCATCCTGTGCGAAATTTTACTTCGGTCATCGGTAATCCGACATTGGCTCTTGGCATCTCGGTCATCTTTGCCGGCGTCGCTTTTCGGTTTTCCCGCACTGAGGCCCTTAAAATTGGTGAAAAGGCCATCGCCGCTGTGGGCATGACCCTGCTCGTCGTCGGCGGTGGGGGTGGATTCAATCGTGTGCTCAGAGATTGTGGCGCAGCCGATGCCATTGGTCAGATGGCGTCGGCGGCTCATTTGCCTCCTTTAGTGTTTGGCTGGGTCTGTGCAGCATTGGTGCGAGTCGCCACCGGTTCGGCGACGGTCGCCATCACCGCTGCCAGCGGCCTAGTGGCTCCTTTGGTCATTGGGAATCCAGATGTGAACCCGGAACTGGTGGTCGTCGGCATTGGCTGCGGTTCATTGTTCCTGTCCCATCTGAATGACGCCGGTTTCTGGATTGTTAAAGAAACGCTCGGTATGACGGTGGGCCAGACGCTGCGCACTTGGACTGTGACGGAGACCCTCGTGGGCATCACAGGACTATTTGTCGCCTGGGGCCTGGACATGGTTTTTTAA
- a CDS encoding GNAT family N-acetyltransferase, translating to MPFDPHRELSLSLADGTPLSVRSIRPEDRDFIAEAFRRLSPEARYFRFWMRVRELNPRLIDQICSPDQKDHVAWVARHQTREDIPGIGGASFWRLKEDTQAAEVSFTVADEFQGRGVATLLLAVIWQHALTLGITRFVGHVLHENVAMRAWWDALGAMEQEAPRHWITTLILDESLLEHSHAGNSLRVRLAQVREWMNEEKTLKD from the coding sequence ATGCCCTTCGACCCTCATCGCGAGCTCAGTCTTTCCTTGGCGGACGGCACGCCTTTGAGTGTGCGGTCCATCCGGCCTGAGGACCGGGATTTCATTGCGGAGGCTTTTCGCCGTCTTTCACCGGAGGCACGGTACTTTCGGTTCTGGATGCGTGTGCGGGAACTGAATCCGCGTTTGATAGACCAAATCTGCTCCCCAGATCAGAAGGATCACGTGGCCTGGGTCGCGCGACATCAGACACGGGAGGATATACCTGGCATCGGCGGAGCATCCTTCTGGCGGTTAAAAGAGGATACGCAGGCAGCGGAAGTGTCTTTTACAGTAGCCGACGAATTTCAGGGGCGGGGTGTCGCAACGCTTTTACTGGCGGTCATCTGGCAGCATGCATTGACGCTCGGTATCACGCGTTTTGTCGGTCATGTGCTGCATGAAAATGTGGCCATGCGGGCATGGTGGGATGCGCTTGGGGCGATGGAGCAGGAGGCACCACGACATTGGATCACGACACTCATTCTGGACGAGTCTTTGCTGGAACACAGCCATGCGGGCAACAGCCTACGCGTCCGTCTGGCCCAGGTGCGAGAATGGATGAATGAAGAAAAGACGCTGAAGGATTGA
- a CDS encoding PVC-type heme-binding CxxCH protein translates to MKRFLQQAAILLSSFAFLHLSVAADPLRVFIRGGKKTHAPGAHEHEQFLKDWLPLLNERGAKASGGLDFPTKEQLDNTDVLILHAQEAGNIQIGEQRKNLMTFLQRGGGLVVIHAAAVSRDHDWFKSIIGGSWNFSRTKWLEAPMSLYFTDRDNPITQDISNFDLDDEIYYDMDMLPEVKILAAAYTPKAADTGGKGNKEAQQRAAEAVAKKKAVNIYDIQPQMWTYEKANYRAFTCIPGHWYKNFSHVGLRTAILRGIAWAGKRANVDELCKPEELGDALRYAEGGVPRPQEMPKHLEIHPEFELSLVAAEPLINKPMNLDWDEKGRLWVVETPEYPNGLRQSNVEAWKDSGSIKPGEYQREPLDRVSILTDTDGDGVMDKKQVFADKIELATSSVFYKNGIIVCAAPDIWFFEDTDGDDKADKRSKLYTNLGNRDTHAVINNMRWGLDGWVYATHGYSSTEDARSGDGGKGFGPIGAGVVRFKPDGSAIEQYASRGGNTWGLDITAGGEVFYTQPTSGNHFIHVVLPEYVLAKGKLPGVMGTNGMLPKEPAHPAMNWEQQAYVQIDQVGSYTAAAGCAIYEGGAWPEKWNYGYFTTEPTLNIVSHFMVEPDGVTYKAHREPGREQTEFIRSTNLWFRPIEVRTGPDGALYVVDFCNQAIIHNDTRGPTHGPANAAVRPDRDHYYGRIWKVQHKLAKKVTKAVTYRANAEPKAQGSAAEKAYETAAAAVESSAGRTQALKDFSAAKDDWTRSALIAACMDQPLTVIEAALADSSLSGVEPLITALLPSALPAHTEKLIALCASATASADHLKITILSGIAQELKDVPALTPALTESLKKLLAQPSLAAAALPLVAKLDADNKLQPERKAVIQKLMALMKDVDAPVQDRLAAVAGLLGASGRGSADDFIAESAMELDRKKDPAAANKEFANTSEYRLGIIRLIGDRPDAYVAPRLMDAYVDVEPEMKAAIFEVLIKRPEWTREVLSSVKKGLVPVTDFAPGDIARMRSHPNKGIAREANELFKINNAAKDGIIAKLIPEVEKPGNVANGKMLFSAACAVCHKLGDIGAPVGPPLDGMGAHGPAELLVHIVDPNREVDPSFWAFNVITKKGEALQGVVTSENSATVTLATQVGVREIAKTDIEKKENTRRSLMPEGLEALGPDALRDILAYICGDAMKQFRILHLADVYTADSRGGIFAGPASNQGQVRLSRYGNLQIENVPFFVQDASKNATGANLIVLKGGPPKSQSSTYPDKVEVPVNVATKRLQLLSGISGWGWPAVKAEVPALKATVVYESGEKEEFTFLNGVHFSDYVRNVEVPGSKFVPGITDGQQMRLLSIELSKKGVVKTLLLESPEGNPTAPVIVAITADIEGKGPAAGSTDTSTRPQPQPKAGAPKKGKGKGPGMGSVVPSSGGINAPAKAGTKQQEPKTGGKGDGPLVPANSPQWEAGKTKVLVIGGGSSHNFATFFGTTDVVTLKNAGFSVHYTEDRDQAATELANADVAIISVNRKFFDTAAYRKALMDFASAGKGIIMFHPGTWYGYATWPELNAQIVGGGARGHDKIHPFDVKTVKAHPIMEGVPASFKVEDELYYVNAEPEKTPAGTSPIEVLAETSPSDKFNKPHPSIWITQHPTARIVGIALGHDERVHDLEAFKKILTNAARWASGK, encoded by the coding sequence ATGAAGCGATTTCTCCAACAGGCAGCTATACTGCTTTCATCCTTCGCCTTTCTGCATTTGTCCGTCGCTGCGGATCCCCTCCGCGTGTTTATACGCGGGGGCAAAAAAACTCATGCCCCAGGGGCTCATGAGCATGAGCAGTTCCTCAAAGACTGGTTGCCCCTGCTCAATGAGCGCGGGGCTAAAGCCAGCGGCGGCCTGGATTTTCCCACCAAAGAGCAGCTCGACAACACCGACGTGCTCATTCTGCATGCCCAGGAGGCCGGCAACATCCAGATTGGAGAGCAGCGGAAAAACCTGATGACCTTCCTCCAGCGTGGCGGGGGCCTTGTCGTCATCCATGCCGCTGCCGTTTCAAGAGACCATGACTGGTTTAAGTCGATCATTGGCGGTTCGTGGAATTTCAGCCGCACGAAATGGCTGGAAGCACCGATGAGCCTGTATTTCACGGATCGTGATAATCCCATCACGCAGGACATCTCCAACTTCGACCTCGATGACGAGATCTATTATGACATGGACATGCTGCCTGAGGTGAAGATTCTGGCGGCTGCTTACACACCGAAAGCCGCCGATACTGGAGGCAAGGGAAACAAGGAAGCCCAGCAGCGGGCAGCTGAGGCGGTGGCCAAAAAGAAGGCGGTGAATATCTATGACATCCAGCCGCAGATGTGGACTTACGAGAAGGCTAACTACCGCGCCTTTACCTGCATCCCCGGTCACTGGTATAAAAACTTCAGTCATGTAGGTCTGCGCACCGCCATCCTGCGCGGCATCGCCTGGGCAGGGAAGCGGGCGAATGTGGATGAGCTGTGCAAGCCGGAGGAACTCGGCGATGCTTTACGTTATGCCGAAGGCGGTGTGCCCCGTCCGCAGGAGATGCCAAAGCATCTGGAGATCCATCCGGAGTTTGAGCTGTCCCTGGTCGCTGCCGAGCCGCTCATCAATAAACCGATGAACCTTGATTGGGATGAAAAAGGCAGGCTTTGGGTGGTTGAGACACCTGAGTATCCTAACGGTTTACGTCAGTCCAATGTCGAAGCCTGGAAGGATTCCGGGTCGATCAAACCGGGCGAATATCAGCGTGAGCCGCTGGACCGTGTTTCTATCCTGACCGATACAGATGGAGATGGCGTCATGGACAAGAAGCAGGTATTTGCTGACAAGATTGAACTGGCCACCAGCAGTGTCTTTTATAAAAACGGCATCATTGTCTGCGCTGCACCGGACATCTGGTTCTTTGAAGACACTGACGGCGATGACAAGGCCGACAAACGCAGCAAGCTCTACACCAATCTGGGCAACCGTGACACGCACGCCGTCATCAATAACATGCGCTGGGGCCTGGATGGCTGGGTTTATGCCACGCATGGTTATTCCAGCACGGAGGATGCAAGGTCGGGCGATGGCGGCAAAGGTTTCGGCCCCATCGGTGCAGGCGTCGTCCGGTTCAAACCAGATGGCAGCGCCATTGAGCAGTATGCCTCACGTGGTGGCAATACTTGGGGGCTAGACATCACTGCGGGCGGTGAAGTATTTTATACCCAGCCCACCAGCGGTAATCATTTCATCCATGTGGTCCTGCCAGAATATGTGCTGGCCAAGGGCAAGCTGCCCGGCGTGATGGGCACGAACGGCATGCTGCCAAAAGAACCTGCCCACCCCGCGATGAACTGGGAACAACAGGCCTATGTGCAGATCGACCAAGTGGGGAGCTACACCGCCGCTGCGGGTTGCGCCATTTATGAAGGCGGGGCCTGGCCAGAGAAGTGGAACTACGGTTACTTCACCACTGAGCCGACGCTGAACATCGTCAGCCACTTCATGGTGGAGCCGGATGGCGTCACCTATAAGGCGCATCGCGAACCCGGCCGCGAGCAGACCGAATTTATCCGCAGCACCAATCTGTGGTTCCGTCCCATTGAGGTCCGCACCGGTCCCGATGGCGCACTGTACGTCGTGGACTTCTGCAACCAGGCCATCATCCACAATGATACTCGCGGCCCCACCCATGGTCCCGCCAACGCCGCCGTTCGTCCAGACCGCGATCATTATTACGGTCGCATCTGGAAGGTGCAGCACAAGCTGGCGAAGAAGGTCACCAAAGCTGTGACGTACCGTGCAAATGCGGAGCCCAAAGCTCAGGGGAGCGCGGCTGAGAAAGCTTATGAGACCGCGGCTGCCGCTGTGGAGTCTTCGGCTGGCCGCACCCAAGCGCTCAAGGACTTTTCCGCAGCCAAGGATGACTGGACCCGCTCGGCCCTCATCGCCGCCTGCATGGACCAGCCCTTGACGGTTATTGAAGCCGCTTTGGCTGATTCAAGCCTGTCTGGAGTCGAGCCGCTGATCACCGCTTTGCTGCCTTCCGCATTGCCTGCCCATACGGAGAAGCTGATCGCCCTCTGCGCATCGGCGACTGCCTCGGCTGACCACCTGAAAATCACCATCCTGAGCGGCATTGCCCAGGAACTGAAAGATGTTCCGGCGCTTACGCCTGCTCTGACAGAGTCGCTGAAAAAGCTGCTCGCCCAGCCATCGCTAGCCGCTGCTGCCTTGCCCCTGGTGGCAAAGCTGGATGCGGACAACAAACTTCAGCCGGAAAGAAAGGCCGTCATTCAAAAGCTCATGGCTTTGATGAAGGACGTGGACGCTCCGGTGCAGGATCGTCTGGCGGCTGTGGCGGGATTGCTGGGCGCGAGTGGAAGAGGCAGCGCCGATGATTTTATCGCGGAGTCAGCTATGGAACTGGATCGCAAAAAGGATCCTGCCGCAGCTAACAAAGAGTTTGCCAATACGTCCGAGTATCGCCTTGGCATCATTCGTCTGATAGGAGATCGCCCAGATGCCTATGTGGCCCCACGCCTGATGGATGCCTATGTGGATGTGGAGCCGGAAATGAAGGCCGCCATTTTTGAAGTCCTGATCAAGCGTCCCGAGTGGACCCGCGAGGTCCTGAGCAGCGTGAAGAAAGGCCTGGTGCCGGTCACCGACTTCGCTCCGGGGGACATCGCTCGTATGCGCTCGCATCCGAACAAGGGAATCGCCCGCGAGGCTAACGAACTGTTTAAAATCAACAATGCTGCCAAGGATGGCATCATTGCCAAGCTGATACCCGAAGTGGAAAAGCCCGGTAATGTGGCCAATGGCAAGATGCTCTTCAGTGCTGCCTGTGCGGTGTGTCATAAGCTGGGAGACATCGGTGCTCCTGTGGGCCCGCCTCTTGATGGTATGGGTGCCCATGGGCCTGCGGAATTGCTTGTTCACATTGTGGATCCAAACCGCGAGGTGGACCCCAGCTTCTGGGCATTTAACGTCATCACGAAAAAGGGTGAAGCGTTGCAGGGTGTCGTCACCAGTGAGAACAGCGCCACCGTCACCCTGGCCACGCAGGTAGGAGTGCGAGAGATTGCGAAGACTGACATTGAGAAGAAAGAAAACACCCGTCGCAGCCTCATGCCAGAAGGTCTGGAAGCCCTCGGCCCGGATGCATTGCGTGACATCCTTGCCTACATCTGTGGCGATGCGATGAAGCAGTTTCGCATCCTGCATCTGGCGGATGTTTACACCGCCGACAGCCGTGGGGGCATCTTCGCCGGACCTGCTTCTAATCAGGGCCAAGTCAGGCTTTCCAGGTATGGCAACTTGCAGATCGAAAACGTCCCGTTCTTTGTTCAAGACGCTTCTAAAAACGCCACCGGAGCCAACCTGATTGTACTCAAAGGTGGTCCGCCGAAGAGCCAAAGCTCAACCTACCCTGACAAGGTGGAGGTGCCGGTGAATGTGGCGACAAAACGCCTGCAATTGCTCAGCGGCATCTCCGGTTGGGGCTGGCCTGCGGTGAAGGCAGAAGTTCCCGCCCTGAAGGCCACGGTGGTTTATGAAAGCGGCGAGAAAGAAGAGTTCACCTTCCTCAATGGAGTGCATTTTTCAGACTATGTCCGCAATGTTGAAGTCCCAGGTTCCAAGTTTGTGCCAGGCATCACGGATGGACAGCAGATGCGCTTGCTCTCGATTGAACTGAGTAAAAAGGGGGTAGTCAAAACGCTCCTGCTTGAGAGTCCCGAAGGAAATCCGACGGCTCCTGTGATTGTCGCCATCACTGCTGACATTGAGGGCAAAGGCCCCGCCGCAGGCAGCACGGATACCTCGACACGTCCTCAACCTCAGCCAAAGGCAGGTGCTCCAAAGAAGGGCAAAGGGAAAGGCCCGGGCATGGGTTCTGTAGTCCCGTCTTCAGGCGGAATCAATGCACCGGCTAAAGCCGGGACTAAACAACAGGAGCCTAAGACTGGTGGCAAAGGTGATGGTCCGTTGGTTCCGGCCAACTCTCCCCAGTGGGAGGCTGGCAAAACTAAGGTGCTGGTGATTGGGGGCGGTTCATCGCATAACTTCGCCACCTTTTTCGGAACGACCGATGTGGTCACCCTGAAGAACGCCGGTTTCAGTGTCCACTATACCGAAGACCGCGATCAGGCGGCTACTGAGTTGGCCAATGCCGATGTCGCCATCATCAGCGTGAACCGCAAGTTCTTCGACACCGCCGCTTATCGCAAGGCGCTCATGGACTTCGCCTCCGCAGGGAAGGGGATCATCATGTTTCACCCTGGCACCTGGTATGGCTATGCCACCTGGCCGGAATTAAACGCGCAGATCGTCGGTGGTGGCGCACGCGGTCATGACAAGATCCATCCTTTTGATGTAAAAACCGTCAAGGCGCACCCCATCATGGAAGGCGTGCCTGCCAGTTTCAAGGTGGAGGATGAACTCTATTACGTGAATGCGGAGCCGGAAAAGACTCCCGCAGGCACGTCCCCCATTGAGGTGCTGGCCGAGACAAGTCCCAGCGACAAGTTTAACAAGCCGCATCCCAGTATTTGGATCACCCAACATCCGACGGCCCGGATCGTTGGAATTGCTCTGGGGCATGATGAGCGTGTGCATGACCTGGAGGCTTTCAAGAAGATACTGACCAATGCTGCTAGGTGGGCTTCTGGAAAGTAG
- a CDS encoding sugar phosphate isomerase/epimerase family protein — MGRPVTLFTGQWADLSFDTMLQKAKAFGYDGVELACWGDHFEVAKADQAYCDAKRAAIKAAGLQCHAISTHLVGQAVCDNIDARHAQILPAAIYGDGDPEGVRQRAAEEIIKTAHAAKRFGVNVVNGFTGSSIWHLVYSFPPNLPGQIDAGYADFAKRWIPIFDEFQKLGVRFALEVHPTEIAFDISSAERALQAVDYHPAFGFNYDPSHFGYQGVDYVRFLYKFSDRIYHVHMKDVAWNLGVDAGVFGGHVDFHKPSRYWDFKSVGRGNINFEKIIRALNDIEYGGPLSVEWEDGAMDREFGATESAAFVKKLDFPPSKIIFDAQFAENSK, encoded by the coding sequence ATGGGCAGACCCGTCACACTCTTCACCGGCCAGTGGGCCGACCTCTCCTTTGATACCATGCTGCAAAAGGCCAAGGCCTTCGGTTATGACGGTGTCGAGCTCGCCTGCTGGGGCGACCACTTTGAAGTGGCCAAGGCCGATCAAGCCTACTGCGATGCCAAGCGCGCCGCTATCAAAGCCGCCGGTCTTCAGTGCCATGCCATTTCCACCCACCTAGTCGGCCAGGCAGTATGCGATAACATTGACGCCCGCCATGCGCAGATCCTCCCAGCGGCCATTTACGGCGACGGCGATCCCGAAGGCGTGCGTCAGCGCGCTGCTGAGGAGATCATCAAAACCGCGCATGCCGCCAAGCGTTTCGGTGTGAATGTGGTGAACGGCTTCACAGGCAGTTCCATCTGGCACTTGGTGTATTCCTTCCCACCCAACCTCCCCGGCCAGATTGACGCCGGTTACGCCGACTTTGCTAAACGCTGGATCCCCATCTTCGACGAGTTCCAGAAACTCGGCGTTCGCTTTGCCCTCGAAGTCCACCCGACCGAAATCGCCTTCGATATCTCCAGTGCTGAGCGCGCTCTGCAGGCTGTGGATTACCACCCTGCCTTCGGCTTCAACTATGACCCCAGCCACTTCGGCTACCAGGGCGTGGACTATGTGAGGTTCCTCTACAAATTCAGCGATCGCATTTATCACGTGCACATGAAGGACGTAGCCTGGAACCTGGGCGTGGACGCTGGCGTCTTCGGCGGTCACGTGGACTTCCATAAACCAAGCCGCTACTGGGACTTCAAGTCCGTGGGCCGTGGCAACATCAACTTCGAGAAGATCATCCGCGCATTAAATGACATCGAATACGGTGGCCCCCTCAGCGTCGAGTGGGAAGACGGTGCCATGGACCGCGAATTCGGTGCCACCGAGTCCGCCGCCTTCGTCAAGAAGCTCGATTTCCCGCCCTCGAAGATCATCTTCGATGCCCAGTTTGCTGAGAACAGCAAGTGA
- a CDS encoding pentapeptide repeat-containing protein, whose protein sequence is MNSKTENADLSGTELINTNLSAAQFLDVNLAGARFVDVSLANARFEDVALTGAMIRNANCSGLSIEGANYEGMLIEGILVTELLRVYAASLPQGHTPV, encoded by the coding sequence GTGAACTCAAAAACTGAAAATGCTGATCTTTCCGGCACAGAATTGATCAATACCAATCTCAGCGCTGCTCAATTTCTCGATGTCAATCTGGCTGGAGCCCGGTTTGTGGATGTCAGCCTAGCTAACGCCCGTTTTGAAGACGTGGCCCTGACAGGGGCCATGATCCGCAACGCTAACTGCTCAGGCCTTTCCATCGAAGGAGCCAATTATGAGGGAATGCTTATTGAAGGCATTCTTGTGACTGAACTCCTGCGTGTTTACGCCGCCAGCCTGCCTCAGGGCCACACCCCCGTTTGA
- a CDS encoding class I SAM-dependent RNA methyltransferase, producing the protein MMVPRKFVAHPFAYHQELDVRIDNLTNEGSGVARVDGWVVFVPFALPGELVRCRVFRNHKNYSNADLVEVLEPSSERVAAPCPLFGTCGGCQYQHLDYPKQIEWKRRQVEELLKHMAKIEHPVLPVIASPKQYEYRSKITPHFHKPKAGEIGAIGFLRVGTRNAMVDVEQCPIAMPQLNEQLTVVRAQARANQDSLKNGATLLMRAAVNGVLTKADQIAIEQVGDVKFEFQAGDFFQNNPFILADFVGYAVDEAKSAGARFLVDAYCGSGLFGISAARHFEEVIGVELSESAVRKAAHNAEINGLSNCRFLAADAREIFKEVPHPGHETVVIIDPPRAGCSEEFLQQLFAFDPKRVVYISCNPATQMRDLVLFTEAEFKLEKVQPFDLFPQTKHLECVMTLSRA; encoded by the coding sequence ATGATGGTCCCTCGCAAGTTTGTCGCCCACCCCTTTGCCTATCACCAGGAGCTCGATGTCCGCATTGATAACCTGACGAATGAGGGCAGTGGCGTTGCGCGGGTCGATGGCTGGGTGGTTTTTGTGCCCTTTGCCCTCCCAGGGGAGCTGGTGCGCTGCAGAGTCTTCCGCAATCACAAGAATTACAGCAATGCCGACCTCGTGGAAGTTTTGGAACCTTCCTCGGAGAGAGTGGCCGCCCCCTGCCCCCTTTTTGGCACCTGCGGCGGCTGTCAGTATCAGCACCTGGACTATCCTAAACAGATTGAGTGGAAACGCAGGCAGGTGGAGGAACTGCTGAAGCACATGGCTAAGATCGAGCACCCCGTGCTGCCCGTCATCGCCTCCCCGAAACAGTACGAATACAGGTCCAAAATCACTCCCCACTTTCATAAACCCAAGGCGGGTGAAATTGGTGCCATCGGCTTTCTCCGAGTGGGAACACGCAACGCCATGGTGGATGTGGAGCAGTGCCCCATTGCCATGCCGCAGCTCAATGAGCAATTAACCGTTGTTCGTGCCCAAGCCCGTGCCAATCAGGATTCTCTCAAAAACGGTGCCACCCTGCTGATGCGCGCCGCCGTCAATGGAGTGCTCACCAAAGCAGATCAAATTGCCATTGAGCAAGTGGGGGATGTTAAGTTCGAATTTCAGGCCGGTGATTTCTTCCAAAACAATCCTTTCATTCTGGCGGACTTTGTCGGTTATGCCGTGGATGAGGCTAAGTCAGCGGGTGCCCGCTTCCTCGTGGATGCCTACTGCGGCAGCGGTCTGTTTGGCATCAGCGCCGCCCGCCATTTTGAAGAAGTCATCGGTGTGGAACTCTCCGAAAGCGCCGTGCGCAAAGCCGCCCACAATGCCGAGATCAACGGATTGTCGAACTGTCGCTTCCTGGCTGCGGATGCCCGTGAAATTTTCAAAGAGGTGCCCCACCCCGGACATGAGACGGTGGTCATCATCGACCCACCGCGTGCCGGGTGCAGTGAGGAATTTCTCCAGCAGCTCTTCGCCTTTGATCCGAAGCGCGTCGTGTACATTTCCTGCAATCCTGCCACCCAGATGCGGGACTTAGTACTTTTCACCGAAGCCGAATTCAAGCTGGAGAAAGTGCAGCCTTTTGACCTCTTCCCCCAGACCAAACACCTGGAATGCGTGATGACCCTCAGCCGCGCATGA